A genomic region of Colletes latitarsis isolate SP2378_abdomen chromosome 7, iyColLati1, whole genome shotgun sequence contains the following coding sequences:
- the LOC143343139 gene encoding uncharacterized protein LOC143343139 has product MKEIASEDRATVTDDTPSRLHSTWLSEECEVRAGPEYIVRKYSFFANGTFLLLRYYYAEESCSIATYTVVARGSIEISSASIAVPGATEANVQLDSIRLIPFDRQVVHKFERKLNASCGGIETKWRTYTTQLIYERPSTNILSNASLHDLGLNSNSFQSRLPRPRNRGTLGCLKFLGIEFTELELLRVERRRFDPPTNIVGPLNRNPADADRTRTRVELLLGRFGRSGRSGISATGSRRPDRLQSAALLRADTASGCLICGSVLRATELSPPLFHQAPPLPAVIDGLWLSVKCESVDQGFWSRRFFRTYSGGNRWSARWTYYADSACSIPLYTIIVAGTYVQRPVRRERDTFERENVRFERVQKSLIPESNVYRRVTRDSKEPTIGSVARLGSTDRITLSLARKHATLLSGMTLLELRVTESRSIPVDTTASTRCLAATKRNRRATGNSWPKNCVLRTVEAPAVLTFKARVGLDWNGNYILLLASWKDDFWEAPLRRCSETISQNYFQTNTGTRRSESLQGLQFSSQTYERRGRYWFSSSAASCLLESSSSLLRLTMLLLLLWSTLCSLSHLPMQPSTLNTFTIVIRRCH; this is encoded by the exons ATGAAAGAAATTGCTTCTGAAGACAGAGCAACTGTAACAGACGACACGCCATCTAGGTTACATTCAACGTGGTTATCAGAGGA ATGCGAAGTACGTGCCGGGCCTGAATATATCGTAAGGAAATATAGCTTTTTCGCGAACGGCACGTTCCTTTTGTTACGATACTATTACGCCGAGGAGTCGTGCAGTATTGCAACGTACACTGTCGTGGCGCGTGGTTCTATCGAAATCTCATCGGCGTCCATCGCGGTTCCTGGCGCTACGGAAGCTAACGTTCAGTTGGATTCTATTCGTTTGATACCATTTGACAGACAG GTCGTTCACAAGTTTGAACGCAAACTAAACGCCAGTTGCGGCGGAATCGAAACGAAATGGCGCACGTATACGACGCAACTTATCTACGAACGACCGTCGACGAATATTTTGTCGAACGCGAGCCTACACGATCTCGGTTTGAACTCGAATTCTTTTCAAAGTCGCTTGCCACGACCGAGAAACCGAGGCACGTTGGGGTGTCTAAAATTCCTCGGCATCGAATTCACTGAACTTGAGTTGCTGCGAGTCGAGAGGAGACGATTCGATCCTCCGACGAATATTGTTGGACCGTTGAATCGCAATCCAGCGGACGCAGACAGGACGCGAACACGAGTCGAGTTGTTGTTAGGCAGGTTTGGTCGTAGCGGACGCTCTGGAATATCGGCGACAGGGTCACGGAGGCCGGATCGGTTACAATCCGCAGCGTTGCTACGCGCTGATACG GCTTCCGGCTGCCTGATCTGCGGGAGCGTGTTACGCGCTACCGAGCTGAGCCCGCCTCTGTTTCACCAAGCACCACCGCTTCCGGCGGTGATCGATGGCCTCTGGCTGAGCGTCAAGTGCGAAAGCGTCGATCAAGGCTTCTGGTCCAGAAGATTCTTTCGGACTTATTCCGGTGGTAACCGATGGTCCGCGCGCTGGACTTACTACGCCGACTCTGCGTGCTCGATTCCGTTGTACACGATCATCGTAGCAGGTACTTACGTTCAACGTCCGGTCAGACGAGAACGAGATACGTTCGAACGCGAAAACGTTCGATTCGAAAGGGTTCAAAAGTCTCTGATCCCCGAATCGAACGTTTATCGTCGCGTCACGCGAGACAGCAAGGAACCAACGATAGGATCGGTGGCTCGATTGGGATCTACCGATCGAATCACCCTATCCTTGGCCCGAAAACACGCGACGCTACTTTCTGGAATGACGCTGCTGGAATTACGGGTCACCGAGAGTCGGTCGATCCCTGTCGATACCACGGCGTCGACTCGTTGTCTAGCAGCTACGAAAAGGAACAGACGCGCAACAGGAAACTCGTGGCCGAAGAATTGCGTGCTTCGAACGGTCGAGGCTCCCGCGGTGTTGACGTTCAAGGCGAGGGTAGGCCTCGATTGGAATGGAAATTACATTTTGCTGTTAGCCTCGTGGAAAGATGATTTTTGGGAGGCCCCTCTTCGTCGATGCTCTGAAACAATTTCCCAGAATTATTTTCAAACGAACACCGGTACACGACGTTCCGAATCTCTGCAAGGGTTACAGTTCTCCTCTCAAACGTACGAACGCCGCGGTCGATATTGGTTTTCCTCTTCGGCTGCCTCTTGCCTGTTAGAAAGTAGTTCTTCCTTACTACGTCTGACGATGTTACTTTTGCTGTTGTGGAGTACACTGTGTTCGTTGTCACATCTACCGATGCAACCGAGTACTTTGAATACTTTTACGATTGTAATCCGTAGATGTCATTAA
- the LOC143343605 gene encoding uncharacterized protein LOC143343605, translating into MPKKTTRHVKESGSTRSSHHKSNNSAIGPEQETKHFRSVRIGLTNGKRWLSLKKRLGLSTDEDVAVYLLDLAESTSRHSDKYNGEDQRAMDQDKKNKTQMAPTENMIDDTKESLRRSLRKQNSNVASEREAFSMDTARTTLTNDVELCAKRSSRSKHHKNRAKHHKDKRKKKRHLKTVDVLLSIETAKQLSTESPAEDKEQIAVKKDNSRVMNEIGIEPNLKNSLRIATKEVESVATKTEHIGSIEFIGSVNTNKNVLYHAIKDVDMENTVTINNQCEQLKLNSLTTIPTVKSNANETIIEQVTNTLGTMSSSAASCIQPAEASDNKNVSCDICYVGNNEHVNTIANCSSLNTNATQETNSRKLKKKRKRLKYDNQEEEDDDAKEDSSEDFLDDSAHKHRKKRHKHNSEHRSRRHHDVRKAPQDGIIVQDERNAGSLTDDVSTIVASKSQSEASPENVLSEPQRLAIKIKLCQECNNRHLQDACPLTTPQYSIPDSISYEEWLNQHKENSEVLKAIKCDDPMSEGYGKMAEDNIESDDESLLTEHCKMKVKAQKEEKRLIVDADRPLYARDSIPECLELKITNSEHGLGIYAKNSVPMHVKLGPLVGRLVREMDIPDDFSMRHIWEIDNNGKTSYLSTTNPLRSNWIRYIRPAETKEKRSVAVITKQGELHLVTTQNIVSGMELTYWADSQSSAWTRKNKVDKTNCGGCNLNFAHPIYYRLHCCIFHDTNYSLTIRKYHCKVCGAAVLGKDNIMKHAAELHAGQGAYQCQYCKKFFLRLNYLEMHRTYGCAQNPQRSRPLCDFCGRKFCQPQKLKVHIKRMHSDMSEVLREFQCKLCLKLLGSRAALQRHMKEVHHKDVVGAATCDRCGKMFQNKSNLKIHMLTHSGVKPFKCKENSCKAAFTTKQCLQFHYKKVHGLTEEMMPKIERSVAYTFDAYSGGLIEDVGRGKTPRPSGRTSQQENSNNSLTSLDNDSSENGLKVEAANNSAHSTIIEFGTNPTSKYKVEHTPRISTPPSASSTLESTTIESVRTETDFYGVSRLQSKGSKKWLGEFNPSTTSDMTVVSNTIPRLSTSVITGNTYEFEDNRKEVDEKTSLSTVTGRAQSIMENSKLGLGVYRRTESANASLLVEAALDAAEREIGAVSSPMLEDNGRDTNLYSISSQLQSPLPQRSPNHLDSYMQQQAELLSPAPTPDSRNTPPSYLHVDYQLHRPVDYIGTPRAHTIDQYLHHEDIPRVPSPNNYIHIQQDDLVSPSATPNSRYQNVHHHHHHHHHHHHHQQQLAAENLSSDEGDSVAQNLSLSVKEKSMQLDLSTSYKYDTLEQCPIVLNGGELQGLDMSARGFHHGFGVQIQNTARYHHHHLYEITERQSVDLSRTGSYSMSPTPLSPVSQPPPVTVAAPPPPPLPSSVPAVVPPPPPPPPPTPPPPPPYPHNDILRVVSLDLTPGGRHTVDLTLSRSHLHGSGARVIASPQSTGSGTPHVVPDAVDGRILSSSSPPPPLTGYNPSYPVSPAPYHPPRPGYHHYSGYY; encoded by the exons ATGCCGAAGAAAACTACAAGGCATGTGAAAGAGTCGGGATCAACGAGAAGTTCTCATCATAAAAGCAATAATTCCGCAATTGGGCCGGAACAGGAAACAAAACACTTTAGAAGCGTTCGCATCGGTCTTACCAACGGCAAGCGTTGGCTCTCTCTTAAGAAACGCTTAGGTTTATCAACGGATGAAGATGTTGCGGTTTATCTGCTCGATCTTGCCGAGTCCACTTCCAG GCACAGCGACAAATACAATGGAGAAGACCAAAGAGCAATGGATCAAGATAAGAAGAACAAGACGCAAATGGCACCGACCGAAAACATGATAGATGATACAAAGGAATCTCTTCGTCGGAGTCTGAGGAAACAAAATAGTAATGTTGCTTCAGAACGTGAAGCTTTTTCTATGGATACTGCACGAACTACATTAACCAATGATGTCGAGTTATGTGCAAAACGTAGTTCAAGATCTAAACATCATAAGAACAGAGCCAAGCATCACAAAGACAAACGAAAAAAGAAACGACACCTTAAAACTGTCGATGTACTTTTATCGATAGAAACTGCTAAACAATTATCTACTGAGTCACCAGCAGAAGACAAAGAACAAATTGCTGTGAAAAAAGATAATTCTAGAGTAATGAATGAAATTGGTATAGagccaaatttaaaaaatagtctTCGCATCGCTACAAAAGAGGTTGAATCTGTTGCAACAAAGACTGAACACATAGGTAGCATAGAATTTATAGGAAGTGTAAATACTAACAAAAATGTACTTTATCATGCCATCAAAGATGTTGATATGGAAAACACTGTGACGATTAATAACCAGTGTGAGCAGTTGAAATTGAATAGTCTAACAACAATTCCCACTGTTAAGAGCAATGCCAATGAAACTATCATCGAACAAGTCACAAATACATTGGGCACAATGTCTTCTAGTGCAGCTTCTTGCATTCAACCTGCAGAGGCAAGCGACAATAAAAATGTTTCGTGCGACATTTGTTATGTTGGTAACAACGAACATGTCAATACAATAGCTAATTGTTCCAGTTTGAATACAAATGCAACTCAAGAAACAAATAGTcgaaaattgaaaaagaaacgaaaacgaTTGAAATATGATAATCAAGAGGAAGAAGATGATGATGCAAAAGAAGATTCGTCCGAAGATTTTCTAGATGATTCTGCCCATAAGCACAGAAAGAAAAGGCATAAACATAACAGTGAACACAGGAGTCGTAGGCATCACGATGTCCGGAAAGCGCCCCAAGATGGAATAATCGTGCAGGATGAAAGAAACGCCGGTTCTCTAACGGACGATGTATCAACAATTGTAGCTTCAAAATCGCAAAGCGAAGCGAGCCCTGAAAATGTATTATCCGAGCCGCAAAGATTAGCTATTAAAATAAAACTCTGTCAGGAATGTAATAATCGTCACTTACAAGATGCCTGTCCATTGACCACGCCTCAATATTCGATTCCGGATTCCATATCTTACGAGGAATGGTTAAATCAGCACAAAGAAAATTCCGAAGTTTTAAAAGCTATAAAATGTGATGATCCTATGTCCGAAGGATATGGAAAAATGGCTGAGGATAATATCGAGTCGGATGATGAATCTTTACTTACCGAACACTgtaaaatgaaagtgaaagctcAAAAGGAAGAGAAACGATTGATTGTAGATGCGGACCGACCATTGTATGCCAGAGATTCTATACCTGAATGCTTGGAATTAAAAATCACTAATTCGGAACACGGACTTGGAATATACGCGAAAAATTCTGTTCCAATGCACGTTAAATTAGGTCCTCTCGTCGGACGGCTAGTTAGGGAAATGGACATTCCTGATGATTTCTCCATGAGACATATTTGGGAG aTAGATAATAATGGTAAAACTTCGTACCTAAGTACCACCAACCCGTTAAGGAGTAATTGGATCCGTTATATTAGGCCGGCCGAGACAAAGGAGAAAAGAAGTGTAGCTGTAATTACGAAGCAGGGAGAGTTGCATCTTGTTACTACACAAAATATTGTGTCAGGAATGGAACTAACATATTGGGCAGATTCACAATCTTCGGCATGGACAAGAAAGAATAAAGTAGACAAAACGA ATTGTGGGGGATGCAATTTGAATTTTGCTCATCCGATATACTATCGTCTACACTGTTGTATCTTTCACGATACCAATTACAGTCTGACGATAAGAAAGTATCATTGCAAG GTATGCGGAGCTGCTGTTCTAGGCAAGGACAACATTATGAAGCACGCTGCAGAATTACACGCAGGTCAGGGCGCATACCAatgtcaatattgtaaaaaattctttttacgtTTGAATTACCTCGAAATGCATCGAACTTACGGGTGTGCACAGAACCCGCAACGCTCAAGACCATTATGCGATTTTTGTGGGCGCAAGTTTTGTCAACCACAAAAGTTGAAAGTGCACATTAAACGAATGCATAGTG ATATGTCAGAGGTGCTTCGAGAGTTTCAATGTAAACTATGTTTGAAACTTTTGGGTTCTCGTGCCGCCCttcaacgtcacatgaaagaggTTCATCACAAAGATGTTGTCGGCGCTGCGACATGCGATCGATGcggaaaaatgtttcaaaacaAGAGTAATCTAAAGATACACATGTTAACGCACAGCGGTGTGAAACCGTTCAA GTGCAAAGAAAACAGCTGCAAAGCGGCTTTCACCACTAAACAGTGTTTACAATTTCATTACAAGAAAGTACATGGTCTTACAGAGGAGATGATGCCGAAGATCGAACGATCCGTCGCATATACTTTCGATGCGTATAGCGGCGGGCTGATCGAAGATGTTGGTCGTGGAAAGACTCCTCGACCTAGCGGAAGAACTTCTCAG CAAGAGAACAGTAATAACAGTCTGACATCTTTGGACAATGACAGTTCAGAAAACGGCTTGAAGGTTGAAGCGGCGAATAATTCTGCCCATTCAACTATAATCGAGTTTGGAACGAATCCCACGTCCAAGTATAAagtggagcatacaccacgaatTTCAACACCGCCGTCGGCATCGAGTACTCTTGAGTCGACAACGATAGAGAGCGTTCGTACAGAAACGGATTTTTATGGCGTTTCGAGATTGCAGAGTAAAGGTAGTAAAAAGTGGCTTGGTGAATTTAATCCCTCAACAACGTCAGACATGACCGTAGTATCGAATACGATACCTCGTCTGTCGACAAGTGTCATTACTGGGAATACTTACGAATTTGAAGATAACAGAAAGGAGGTTGACGAAAAAACATCGCTGTCGACAGTCACGGGGAGGGCACAGAGTATTATGGAGAATAGTAAACTGGGACTTGGCGTTTATAGAAGAACCGAGAGCGCGAATGCTAGTTTGTTGGTCGAAGCTGCACTCGACGCCGCAGAAAGAGAGATAGGAGCTGTATCAAGTCCAATGTTGGAGGACAATGGTCGTGACACTAATCTCTACTCTATCTCTAGCCAGCTACAATCGCCATTACCTCAAAGATCACCGAACCACTTGGATTCCTATATGCAGCAACAAGCAGAATTGTTATCGCCTGCGCCTACACCGGACAGCCGAAATACGCCACCATCTTATTTACATGTCGACTATCAATTGCATCGGCCCGTCGACTACATCGGTACACCAAGGGCGCAtactatcgatcaatatttacatCACGAGGACATACCGCGCGTTCCTTCGCCAAATAATTACATTCACATACAACAGGACGATTTAGTGTCACCCTCAGCAACACCAAATTCACGATATCAGAATGTACATCATCATcatcaccaccaccaccaccatcaCCATCATCAGCAACAGCTGGCTGCAGAGAATTTGTCCAGTGACGAAGGTGACTCTGTAGCGCAAAACCTCAGTCTGTCTGTGAAAGAGAAATCGATGCAGCTGGATCTATCAACATCATACAAATATGATACTCTTGAGCAATGCCCTATCGTTCTCAACGGCGGGGAGCTTCAGGGTTTGGATATGTCTGCGAGGGGATTTCACCACGGCTTCGGCGTGCAGATACAAAATACCGCTCGGTATCATCACCATCATTTGTACGAAATTACAGAAAGACAAAGCGTTGATCTCAGCAGGACCGGAAGCTATTCGATGTCACCTACACCTCTTTCGCCAGTCTCTCAACCACCGCCTGTTACTGTAGCAGCTCCACCTCCTCCTCCATTACCTTCCTCTGTTCCTGCCGTTGTCCCTCCACCTCCGCCTCCGCCACCCCCGACACCGCCGCCACCACCGCCCTATCCTCATAACGACATCTTGAGGGTCGTAAGTTTGGATCTCACTCCTGGTGGAAGGCATACCGTCGATCTCACTCTTTCGAGATCTCATTTACACGGATCCGGAGCTCGCGTGATCGCAAGTCCTCAATCAACAGGCTCCGGTACTCCTCACGTCGTACCTGATGCGGTGGATGGCCGAATTTTGTCTTCCTCCTCACCGCCGCCTCCTTTGACAGGATACAACCCGAGTTATCCTGTAAGTCCTGCGCCGTATCATCCGCCTAGACCAGGATACCATCATTACTCTGGTTACTATTGA
- the Uqcr-c2 gene encoding ubiquinol-cytochrome c reductase core protein 2 produces MACSVARSSLLRSPTVRHYAAAAAAQPSASSRFECKVASNNVTVATCDNNSPIAQVSIVFRTGSRNETYDTQGVTHSLRIATGLSTSASSGFAIMRNIQQLGGNLMTTVDRESIAYTLQITRDNLSDALTFLGHVATKQVFKPWEVSDQLPRMEYELASLPDSTVVLELLHKAAYRTGLGYSLYTPKHQLGKIGSETLQHFVNTWFTGPNCAVVATGVSLAELTAFAMNLDIGSKDATTQASKYCGGELRKERTSELTNVAVALEGVSLKNENDALACAVLQRASGTGPRVKWGASASPLQKQVSSAAGSEPFALSSFNASYSDSGLFGFVLCSTPNVAGPITNVAAKWLKSMKVSDSDVARGKAILKTEILEAADNGAALLENLQCQALHKRAVAAPEALVADVEKVSASAVKSVADKMTSGKLSMAAIGNLRTVPYVDQLK; encoded by the exons ATGGCTTGTTCGGTCGCGCGGTCGTCTCTATTACGTAGTCCTACG GTTAGGCATTATGCAGCTGCAGCAGCTGCCCAGCCTTCTGCTTCTTCGCGGTTTGAGTGCAAAGTTGCTAGTAATAATGTTACTGTCGCTACTTGTGACAATAATTCACCGATTGCCCAGGTGTCCATTGTTTTTAG AACTGGGTCACGAAATGAAACATATGATACCCAAGGTGTAACACATTCTTTGCGGATAGCAACAGGATTAAGTACATCTGCTAGCAGTGGTTTTGCTATAATGAGGAATATTCAACAGCTTGGTGGGAATTTAATGACAACAGTTGATCGTGAAAGTATTGCATATACACTGCAGATTACTAGAGACAATTT ATCGGATGCTCTTACATTTTTGGGGCATGTTGCAACAAAGCAAGTTTTTAAACCATGGGAGGTATCAGATCAGTTGCCCAGGATGGAATATGAATTAGCCTCCTTGCCAGATTCGACTGTAGTCCTTGAACTTTTGCATAAGGCTGCATATCGTACTGGGCTTGGATACTCCCTGTATACTCCAAAGCATCAATTAGGAAAAATTGGTTCAGAAACT TTACAACACTTTGTTAATACATGGTTTACTGGACCAAACTGTGCAGTTGTAGCAACTGGGGTTTCATTAGCAGAACTTACAGCTTTTGCAATGAATTTAGATATTGGTTCAAAAGATGCTACAACCCAAGCATCAAAATATTGTGGTGGGGAGTTGCGTAAGGAAAGAACCTCCGAACTAACTAACGTAGCGGTTGCCCTCGAAGGTGTAAGTTTGAAAAACGAGAATGACGCTTTAGCATGTGCGGTATTACAAAGAGCGTCTGGTACTGGGCCACGTGTTAAGTGGGGCGCCAGTGCAAGTCCATTGCAGAAGCAAGTTTCGAGCGCTGCCGGCTCGGAACCGTTTGCTTTGTCATCCTTTAATGCCAGTTATTCAGATTCGGGACTTTTTGGTTTCGTTTTATGTTCGACACCCAACGTAGCAGGACCC ATAACTAATGTTGCTGCTAAGTGGTTGAAAAGCATGAAAGTATCTGACAGTGATGTTGCTCGCGGCAAAGCTATATTGAAGACTGAAATTTTGGAGGCAGCAGATAATGGAGCTGCTTTATTAGAGAATTTACAATGTCAAGCTCTGCACAAACGTGCAGTCGCTGCACCAGAGGCGCTAGTTGCCGATGTTGAAAAAGTCTCCGCATCTGCCGTTAAATCC GTTGCTGACAAAATGACCAGTGGAAAGTTAAGCATGGCTGCCATTGGTAACCTGAGAACTGTACCGTATGTTGATCAATTGAAATAG
- the LOC143343138 gene encoding nucleolar protein 11, whose protein sequence is MAKLYSYYTLCPLIDQQNLLGVERDSENGCAIVTLGRNIVIRYKLQDPKQLSSWTSKDRLTTQVIYDETTHRYAAIFNEKKIRLWSEKETDLNSIRGYKFQSPLHTILTLEKGPPVLVRKDGATASLEWAVQNRKSWSKDGILGVDEKILDCHLFRTGNKINLCLLTETNGMYCCLVIKLNDTTFSKDMDRVRRMELTRRSEKLVGYTVLQTKNKACLLTLWSHGRLYSHSLTETSSESSLHTLISIICNINTKHPVVMTPLNEATIAVYGADASEEGAVLMIYNVQFKLVQDAQKLKLYTKDAKLWKIEDKLLLAANKHLAIAPYHLAPQKIATLLGSSLHFKTSDENEKDDEIIVVQESTVAQWENNSPPLVKQLVQQPPKKLSKQISSYVNEGLSDAAIQEILIPQLIESKDIEGIVWCLNTFKDLPEKLLIDLLIFSLRCNDATFLPSQNGTINDLSTVKNFYSRNDFLDKIFSLTYSDVSLSSYLKSGLNFDEILRLLQYLIQKLDDQENIFSYIVQQPTDKQLYEWSSLLLESHYQHYVLSRDPEVSMLLNKLNCVLDDHLRVFKDMENLRPILKRIINEKSSKLLQKNRNKFYAIEEIKLY, encoded by the exons ATGGCAAAACTTTATTCGTATTATACACTGTGCCCGCTTATTGATCAACAAAATTTGTTAGGTGTTGAAAGAGATTCGGAAAACGGATGTGCAATCGTAACATTAGGAAGAAATATTGTAATTCGATATAAG CTACAAGATCCAAAGCAATTGAGTAGTTGGACGAGTAAAGATCGGTTAACGACACAAGTCATCTATGATGAAACAACCCATCGATATGCTGCGATATTTAACGAGAAGAAGATACGTCTTTGGTCCGAGAAAGAGACGGACTTAAATAGCATTAGAGGTTACAAATTTCAATCTCCGTTACACACTATTCTTACTCTCGAAAAGGGGCCTCCTGTGTTGGTTCGTAAAGATGGAGCTACCGCTTCGTTAGAATGGGCTGTTCAAAACAGAAAATCTTGGTCCAAAGATGGAATCTTAGGTGTGGATGAAAAGATTTTGGATTGTCATTTATTTCGTACCGGCAACAAAATTAACTTATGTCTCTTAACTGAAACCAATGGAATGTATTGTTGCTTAGTGATTAAACTTAACGATACAACCTTCTCCAAAGATATGGATCGTGTAAGGAGAATGGAATTGACGCGAAGATCAGAGAAGTTAGTTGGTTATACGGTACTTCAAACAAAAAACAAAGCATGTCTGTTGACATTGTGGTCGCACGGCAGACTGTACAGCCATTCTTTGACAGAAACAAGTAGTGAATCTAGTTTACATACACTGATTAGTATTATTTGTAATATCAATACAAAGCATCCTGTAGTTATGACACCATTAAATGAAGCTACTATAGCAGTCTATGGAGCTGATGCTTCTGAAGAAGGAGCTGTATTAATGATCTATAATgtacaattcaaattggttcaaGATGCACAGAAACTAAAGCTTTATACAAAAGATGCAAAATTATGGAAAATCGAGGACAAATTATTGCTTGCTGCCAATAAACACTTAGCAATTGCTCCTTATCATCTAGCACCTCAAAAAATAGCTACTTTACTTGGTTCATCCTTACATTTCAAAACTAGCGATGAAAACGAGAAAGACGACGAGATTATTGTGGTACAAGAATCAACAGTAGCTCAATGGGAAAATAATTCACCACCTTTAGTTAAACAATTGGTTCAGCAACCTCCTAAAAAACTTTCCAAACAAATATCCTCTTACGTGAACGAAGGATTAAGCGATGCGGCAATACAAGAAATATTGATTCCGCAATTGATAGAATCGAAAGATATTGAAGGAATTGTATGGTGTTTAAATACCTTTAAGGACCTACCAGAGAAACTATTAATCGATCTTTTGATTTTCTCACTAAGGTGTAACGACGCTACGTTTTTACCGTCGCAAAACGGCACGATCAACGATCTTTCCACCGTCAAGAACTTTTATTCCAGAAACGATTTTCTCGATAAAATTTTTAGTCTTACTTATTCCGATGTCTCTTTATCTTCGTATCTTAAAAGCGGGTTAAATTTCGACGAAATATTAAGACTTTTGCAATATTTAATACAAAAGTTAGACGATCAGGAAAATATTTTCAGCTATATCGTACAGCAACCTACAGATAAACAATTATATGAGTGGTCTAGCCTTTTGTTAGAATCCCACTATCAGCATTACGTATTATCACGAGATCCGGAAGTATCGATGCTTCTCAATAAACTTAATTGTGTTTTAGACGATCAT ttACGTGtattcaaagacatggaaaattTGAGGCCTATCTTAAaacggatcattaacgaaaaatcATCAAAGCTGTTACAAAAAAACCGTAATAAGTTCTATGCAATAGAGGAAATAAAACTTTACTAA
- the LOC143344028 gene encoding ATP synthase subunit d, mitochondrial → MSRRAIKAINWTPLVERIPESEKTTLAAFKAKSDQFLRRMTANPEAAPKLDWAYYKRTITTPGLVDKFQKEYESLTIPYPPDNYTAKIEAKEKETLVKVQEYLDYAAENISKSQQEIERIKGLLPFAEMTLEDFRDMYPESALNPDKPTMWPHTPETQPPDDIQYGTGGSH, encoded by the exons ATGTCACGAAGAGCAATCAAGGCGATAAATTGGACGCCACTCGTTGAGCGGATTCCAGAATCTGAGAAAACTACATTGGCCGCTTTTAAAGCTAAATCCGATCAATTTTTACGACG TATGACAGCTAACCCAGAAGCTGCACCAAAACTTGATTGGGCATATTATAAAAGAACTATTACAACTCCTGGTCTAGTAGATAAGTTTCAAAAAGAATATGAATCATTAACAATACCTTATCCACCTGATAACTATACAGCAAAAATTGAAGCTAAAGAAAAGGAAACT CTTGTAAAAGTTCAAGAATATCTTGATTATGCAGCTGAAAATATATCAAAATCACAGCAAGAAATAGAAAGAATAAAAGGTTTGTTACCATTTGCAGAGATGACATTGGAAGACTTTAGGGATATGTATCCAGAGAGTGCCTTGAATCCTGATAAACCTACAATGTGGCCCCATACTCCAGAAACTCAACCTCCTGATGATATTCAATATGGTACTGGAGGCTCTCATTAA